A region from the Rhodamnia argentea isolate NSW1041297 chromosome 7, ASM2092103v1, whole genome shotgun sequence genome encodes:
- the LOC115754510 gene encoding uncharacterized protein LOC115754510, protein MVVSFQSGRTSMAETPATCRDVHGQVEFPGEPETSLDVFFGYLDEGVASLESSCHSDEGFEDLANDEEDGGLSNAEESRAFWESQEHLVQATLCRTSSIESKIRQATKECLMELNWNDSQCDCVNSATVGCRSCLRRDICDRLRHNGFNCAICKSKWRSSPDIPSGEHTYLEVVDESSPKKGAVRVIIELNFRAEFEMARACEGYNRLIGRLPEVFVGKAERLRPLIKALCAATKRCTKEKRIHMGPWRKHKYMQAKWLGACERSAPGPLPAGVSVRPPKPRASMLTFDMLEKLPKVQCTAVEVV, encoded by the exons ATGGTCGTCTCATTCCAATCAGGTAGAACATCCATGGCCGAAACTCCGGCGACTTGCCGGGATGTCCACGGACAAGTCGAGTTCCCTGGCGAGCCGGAGACTTCCTTGGACGTCTTCTTCGGGTATCTGGACGAAGGCGTGGCATCGCTGGAGAGTTCCTGTCACTCCGACGAGGGGTTCGAGGATCTAGCGAATGACGAGGAGGACGGTGGGTTGTCCAACGCTGAAGAGAGCAGAGCATTCTGGGAGTCTCAGGAACATCTTGTTCAG GCGACGCTGTGTCGGACCAGTTCAATCGAGTCCAAAATCAGGCAAGCCACAAAAGAATGCTTGATGGAATTGAATTGGAACGATTCGCAATGTGATTGTGTTAACTCCGCCACGGTGGGTTGCCGGAGTTGCCTGCGGCGGGACATTTGTGACCGGCTCCGGCACAATGGCTTCAACTGTGCCATATGCAAATCCAAATGGAGGAGCTCACCAGATATCCCCTCAG GGGAGCACACGTACTTGGAAGTGGTGGACGAATCGAGTCCCAAGAAAGGAGCGGTGCGAGTGATAATCGAGCTCAATTTCCGGGCGGAGTTCGAGATGGCGAGAGCCTGCGAGGGGTACAACCGGCTGATCGGACGGTTGCCGGAGGTCTTCGTCGGCAAAGCCGAGAGGCTGAGGCCGCTGATCAAGGCGCTGTGCGCGGCCACCAAGAGGTGCACGAAGGAGAAGAGGATCCACATGGGGCCGTGGAGGAAGCACAAATACATGCAAGCCAAGTGGCTCGGCGCGTGTGAGCGCTCTGCGCCAGGCCCTCTCCCGGCCGGGGTCTCGGTCCGGCCCCCGAAGCCGAGGGCCTCGATGCTTACTTTCGACATGCTTGAGAAGTTGCCCAAGGTGCAATGCACTGCGGTTGAAGTTGtatga
- the LOC115754502 gene encoding probable serine/threonine-protein kinase At1g54610 isoform X2: MGCMYSKGSAVDDSRESPKDRVSSSRRLAEAKTSRLDSSRRENGFRARDKVGDVNVMLIDDKKVNGSARLYDDQIEKKIDHIQKQRRERAEAAVATDRPGAGRVPKAVEGEQLAAGWPVWLTAVAGEAIKGWLPRRADTFEKLDKIGQGTYSSVYRARDVINNKIVALKRVRFDNLDTESVKFMAREIHVLRMLDHPNVIKLEGLITSRMSCSLYLVFEYMEHDLTGLASRPGVKFSEPQIKCYMKQLLSGLDHCHKHGILHRDIKGSNLLIDNNGILKIADFGLASVFDPHQTAPLTSRVVTLWYRPPELLLGASRYGVEVDLWSTGCILGELYSGKPILPGKTEVEQLHKIFKLCGSPTEDYWRRSHLPHAAVFKPPQPYRRCVAETFKELPPAALGLLETLISVDPSQRGTAAFALRSEFFTTSPLPCDPSSLPKYPPSKEIDMKLREEEVRRRGATGGKSEFEKKGTKDSRSNTAHYPRAEQMQVKQSHSNSNSRSEIFGTHQEKTVSGFLVAPPKQARVSNETRKDYAEQPNRTSYSGPLFPGLGFSKAEKELDHSITVSRNTNLSTLSSLVASRTALAGDKQKSGPLVSESASQARRFSGPLREMEPVRKQDRRSHVRTNIDSRLREDGNANTKEPALYGRGSEGNKIYVSGPLLVSSNNVDQMLKEHDRRIQEYARRARLDKTRAGKDHP, from the exons ATGGGTTGCATGTATTCTAAGGGCTCAGCGGTTGATGACAGCCGAGAGAGTCCCAAAGATAGAGTATCGTCTAGTAGGCGATTAGCAGAAGCGAAGACTTCGAGATTGGATTCATCGAGGAGAGAGAATGGGTTCAGGGCAAGGGATAAGGTGGGTGATGTGAATGTTATGTTGATCGATGATAAGAAAGTGAACGGGTCTGCCAGGTTGTATGATGATCAGATTGAGAAGAAGATTGATCATATTCAgaagcagaggagagagagagcagaagcAGCTGTGGCCACTGATCGCCCGGGTGCTGGTCGGGTCCCGAAGGCGGTAGAGGGCGAGCAGTTGGCGGCTGGGTGGCCGGTGTGGCTGACCGCAGTGGCAGGAGAGGCCATCAAGGGATGGCTTCCACGACGGGCAGACACTTTTGAGAAGCTGGACAAA ATTGGCCAAGGAACTTACAGTAGCGTGTACAGGGCACGTGATGTCATTAATAACAAAATTGTGGCTCTGAAAAGAGTGCGGTTTGATAACCTCGACACTGAGAGCGTCAAGTTCATGGCGAGGGAAATCCATGTCTTGCGCATGCTTGATCATCCTAACGTTATAAAGCTGGAAGGCTTGATAACTTCAAGGATGTCTTGTAGCCTGTACCTTGTTTTCGAGTACATGGAGCATGATCTTACAGGACTTGCGTCGCGGCCTGGCGTAAAATTTTCCGAGCCACAG ATCAAATGTTACATGAAGCAGCTTCTAAGTGGTCTTGATCATTGTCATAAACATGGGATCCTACACCGGGACATAAAGGGCTCTAATCTTCTCATTGACAACAATGGCATCTTGAAGATTGCAGATTTTGGTTTAGCCAGCGTCTTCGATCCTCATCAGACTGCTCCATTGACAAGCCGGGTGGTAACTTTATGGTACCGACCACCCGAACTTTTGCTTGGAGCTTCTCGCTATGGAGTCGAGGTGGACTTGTGGAGCACCGGCTGTATACTCGGTGAACTCTATTCTGGCAAGCCTATATTGCCAGGGAAAACTGAG GTGGAgcaactgcataaaatttttaagcTTTGCGGTTCACCTACTGAAGATTACTGGAGAAGATCGCATCTTCCCCATGCAGCTGTTTTCAAGCCTCCACAACCTTACCGACGATGTGTTGCGGAGACATTCAAAGAACTCCCTCCAGCTGCTTTGGGGCTCTTAGAGACCTTGATCTCTGTAGATCCTTCACAAAGAGGGACAGCAGCTTTTGCTCTCAGGAGTGAG TTCTTTACAACAAGTCCCCTTCCTTGTGATCCTTCAAGTCTGCCCAAATATCCACCAAGCAAAGAAATTGACATGAAACTGCGTGAGGAGGAAGTAAGAAG GCGTGGAGCAACTGGAGGAAAGAGCGAGtttgaaaagaaaggaacaaaagatTCACGATCGAATACTGCACATTATCCTAGAGCAGAACAAA TGCAGGTAAAACAAAGCCATTCCAATTCAAACAGCCGAAGTGAAATTTTCGGTACTCATCAAGAGAAAACTGTGTCCGGGTTCTTGGTTGCACCCCCTAAACAAGCACGAGTTTCCAATGAAACAAGGAAAGATTACGCGGAGCAGCCCAACAGAACTTCGTACTCAGGACCACTATTTCCAGGTCTGGGATTCTCCAAGGCTGAAAAAGAACTTGACCATTCCATCACTGTCTCAAGAAACACCAACTTATCAACGCTGTCAAGTTTAGTCGCTAGTAGAACTGCTTTGGCTGGAGACAAACAAAAATCCGGTCCTCTAGTGTCAGAATCAGCGAGCCAAGCACGCAGATTTTCAGGACCCTTAAGGGAAATGGAACCCGTGAGGAAGCAGGACCGTAGGAGTCATGTGCGCACGAATATTGATTCTCGTCTGAGAGAAGATGGAAATGCAAATACCAAAGAACCTGCTCTG TACGGTCGTGGGTCCGAAGGAAACAAGATCTACGTCTCAGGCCCTTTGCTCGTCTCATCGAACAATGTGGATCAGATGCTCAAAGAACATGACCGCCGAATTCAAGAATATGCCAGAAGGGCACGGCTCGATAAGACGAGAGCAGGCAAGGATCATCCCTAA
- the LOC115754502 gene encoding probable serine/threonine-protein kinase At1g54610 isoform X1, with protein MGCMYSKGSAVDDSRESPKDRVSSSRRLAEAKTSRLDSSRRENGFRARDKVGDVNVMLIDDKKVNGSARLYDDQIEKKIDHIQKQRRERAEAAVATDRPGAGRVPKAVEGEQLAAGWPVWLTAVAGEAIKGWLPRRADTFEKLDKIGQGTYSSVYRARDVINNKIVALKRVRFDNLDTESVKFMAREIHVLRMLDHPNVIKLEGLITSRMSCSLYLVFEYMEHDLTGLASRPGVKFSEPQIKCYMKQLLSGLDHCHKHGILHRDIKGSNLLIDNNGILKIADFGLASVFDPHQTAPLTSRVVTLWYRPPELLLGASRYGVEVDLWSTGCILGELYSGKPILPGKTEVEQLHKIFKLCGSPTEDYWRRSHLPHAAVFKPPQPYRRCVAETFKELPPAALGLLETLISVDPSQRGTAAFALRSEFFTTSPLPCDPSSLPKYPPSKEIDMKLREEEVRRRGATGGKSEFEKKGTKDSRSNTAHYPRAEQMQVKQSHSNSNSRSEIFGTHQEKTVSGFLVAPPKQARVSNETRKDYAEQPNRTSYSGPLFPGLGFSKAEKELDHSITVSRNTNLSTLSSLVASRTALAGDKQKSGPLVSESASQARRFSGPLREMEPVRKQDRRSHVRTNIDSRLREDGNANTKEPALYGRGSEGNKIYVSGPLLVSSNNVDQMLKEHDRRIQEYARRARLDKTRAGKDHP; from the exons ATGGGTTGCATGTATTCTAAGGGCTCAGCGGTTGATGACAGCCGAGAGAGTCCCAAAGATAGAGTATCGTCTAGTAGGCGATTAGCAGAAGCGAAGACTTCGAGATTGGATTCATCGAGGAGAGAGAATGGGTTCAGGGCAAGGGATAAGGTGGGTGATGTGAATGTTATGTTGATCGATGATAAGAAAGTGAACGGGTCTGCCAGGTTGTATGATGATCAGATTGAGAAGAAGATTGATCATATTCAgaagcagaggagagagagagcagaagcAGCTGTGGCCACTGATCGCCCGGGTGCTGGTCGGGTCCCGAAGGCGGTAGAGGGCGAGCAGTTGGCGGCTGGGTGGCCGGTGTGGCTGACCGCAGTGGCAGGAGAGGCCATCAAGGGATGGCTTCCACGACGGGCAGACACTTTTGAGAAGCTGGACAAA ATTGGCCAAGGAACTTACAGTAGCGTGTACAGGGCACGTGATGTCATTAATAACAAAATTGTGGCTCTGAAAAGAGTGCGGTTTGATAACCTCGACACTGAGAGCGTCAAGTTCATGGCGAGGGAAATCCATGTCTTGCGCATGCTTGATCATCCTAACGTTATAAAGCTGGAAGGCTTGATAACTTCAAGGATGTCTTGTAGCCTGTACCTTGTTTTCGAGTACATGGAGCATGATCTTACAGGACTTGCGTCGCGGCCTGGCGTAAAATTTTCCGAGCCACAG ATCAAATGTTACATGAAGCAGCTTCTAAGTGGTCTTGATCATTGTCATAAACATGGGATCCTACACCGGGACATAAAGGGCTCTAATCTTCTCATTGACAACAATGGCATCTTGAAGATTGCAGATTTTGGTTTAGCCAGCGTCTTCGATCCTCATCAGACTGCTCCATTGACAAGCCGGGTGGTAACTTTATGGTACCGACCACCCGAACTTTTGCTTGGAGCTTCTCGCTATGGAGTCGAGGTGGACTTGTGGAGCACCGGCTGTATACTCGGTGAACTCTATTCTGGCAAGCCTATATTGCCAGGGAAAACTGAG GTGGAgcaactgcataaaatttttaagcTTTGCGGTTCACCTACTGAAGATTACTGGAGAAGATCGCATCTTCCCCATGCAGCTGTTTTCAAGCCTCCACAACCTTACCGACGATGTGTTGCGGAGACATTCAAAGAACTCCCTCCAGCTGCTTTGGGGCTCTTAGAGACCTTGATCTCTGTAGATCCTTCACAAAGAGGGACAGCAGCTTTTGCTCTCAGGAGTGAG TTCTTTACAACAAGTCCCCTTCCTTGTGATCCTTCAAGTCTGCCCAAATATCCACCAAGCAAAGAAATTGACATGAAACTGCGTGAGGAGGAAGTAAGAAG GCGTGGAGCAACTGGAGGAAAGAGCGAGtttgaaaagaaaggaacaaaagatTCACGATCGAATACTGCACATTATCCTAGAGCAGAACAAATGCAG GTAAAACAAAGCCATTCCAATTCAAACAGCCGAAGTGAAATTTTCGGTACTCATCAAGAGAAAACTGTGTCCGGGTTCTTGGTTGCACCCCCTAAACAAGCACGAGTTTCCAATGAAACAAGGAAAGATTACGCGGAGCAGCCCAACAGAACTTCGTACTCAGGACCACTATTTCCAGGTCTGGGATTCTCCAAGGCTGAAAAAGAACTTGACCATTCCATCACTGTCTCAAGAAACACCAACTTATCAACGCTGTCAAGTTTAGTCGCTAGTAGAACTGCTTTGGCTGGAGACAAACAAAAATCCGGTCCTCTAGTGTCAGAATCAGCGAGCCAAGCACGCAGATTTTCAGGACCCTTAAGGGAAATGGAACCCGTGAGGAAGCAGGACCGTAGGAGTCATGTGCGCACGAATATTGATTCTCGTCTGAGAGAAGATGGAAATGCAAATACCAAAGAACCTGCTCTG TACGGTCGTGGGTCCGAAGGAAACAAGATCTACGTCTCAGGCCCTTTGCTCGTCTCATCGAACAATGTGGATCAGATGCTCAAAGAACATGACCGCCGAATTCAAGAATATGCCAGAAGGGCACGGCTCGATAAGACGAGAGCAGGCAAGGATCATCCCTAA